One genomic region from Jiangella sp. DSM 45060 encodes:
- a CDS encoding extracellular solute-binding protein has product MQRRTRATAAALTAAGLLAVTACGGSDDDAETGDDGGRGDITIWYSNNEAEVAWGEQMVEAWNAEHPDEQIEAQEIPAGASSEEVIGAAITAGNAPCLIFNTAPVAVPDFERQGGLVSLSSFEDGDDYVTARSGDIAEQYQSASGEYFQLPWKSNPVMIFYNKAMFAAAGLDPENPPLGTHDEFLETARTLVASGAAPKAIWPAPTSEFFQNWFDFYPLYAAETGGTPLVEDGAATFADDAGQSVAEFWKTLYDEGLASREAYQGDSFADGQAAMAIVGPWAISVYGENIDWGAVPVPTSAGTAPEETYTFSDAKNIGLYTACENQATAWDVLKFATSEEQDGLLLEMTGQMPMRQDLPGTYPDYFAANPAYEAFGDQAARTVEVPNIANSVAVWQTLRDAWSQSVIFGEGDLQDSLQGAADEIDGLAGQS; this is encoded by the coding sequence GTGCAACGACGCACCCGAGCCACCGCAGCAGCCCTCACCGCCGCCGGCCTGCTCGCCGTCACCGCCTGCGGCGGCAGCGACGACGACGCCGAGACCGGCGACGACGGCGGCCGCGGCGACATCACCATCTGGTACTCGAACAACGAGGCCGAGGTCGCGTGGGGCGAGCAGATGGTGGAGGCCTGGAACGCCGAGCACCCGGACGAGCAGATCGAGGCGCAGGAGATCCCGGCCGGCGCCAGCAGCGAGGAGGTCATCGGCGCCGCCATCACGGCGGGCAACGCGCCGTGCCTGATCTTCAACACCGCGCCCGTGGCGGTCCCCGACTTCGAGCGGCAGGGCGGCCTCGTGTCGCTGTCCAGCTTCGAGGACGGCGACGACTACGTGACGGCGCGCAGCGGCGACATCGCCGAGCAGTACCAGTCGGCGAGCGGCGAGTACTTCCAGCTGCCGTGGAAGTCGAACCCGGTGATGATCTTCTACAACAAGGCGATGTTCGCCGCCGCCGGGCTCGACCCGGAGAACCCGCCGCTGGGCACGCACGACGAGTTCCTCGAGACCGCACGCACGCTGGTGGCGTCGGGCGCCGCGCCGAAGGCGATCTGGCCGGCCCCGACCAGCGAGTTCTTCCAGAACTGGTTCGACTTCTACCCGCTCTACGCGGCCGAGACGGGCGGCACGCCGCTGGTCGAGGACGGCGCGGCGACGTTCGCCGACGACGCCGGGCAGAGCGTCGCGGAGTTCTGGAAGACGCTGTACGACGAGGGCCTGGCCAGCCGCGAGGCCTACCAGGGCGACTCGTTCGCCGACGGCCAGGCGGCCATGGCGATCGTCGGCCCGTGGGCGATCAGCGTCTACGGCGAGAACATCGACTGGGGCGCCGTCCCCGTCCCGACATCCGCCGGCACCGCCCCGGAGGAGACCTACACGTTCAGCGACGCCAAGAACATCGGCCTCTACACCGCGTGCGAGAACCAGGCGACGGCGTGGGACGTGCTGAAGTTCGCCACCAGCGAGGAGCAGGACGGCCTGCTGCTGGAGATGACCGGCCAGATGCCGATGCGCCAGGACCTCCCCGGCACCTACCCGGACTACTTCGCCGCCAACCCGGCGTACGAGGCGTTCGGCGACCAGGCGGCCCGCACGGTCGAGGTCCCGAACATCGCGAACTCCGTCGCCGTGTGGCAGACGCTGCGCGACGCGTGGTCGCAGTCGGTGATCTTCGGCGAGGGCGACCTCCAGGACTCGCTGCAGGGCGCCGCCGACGAGATCGACGGCCTGGCCGGCCAGTCCTGA
- a CDS encoding sulfite oxidase-like oxidoreductase, whose protein sequence is MGIVSPGFRRRRHDADVQLPPGQYLTEDFPVLSAGPTPNISLDRWEFTIASETGQEYRWTWDELLELPAEEPTVDIHCVTKWSKLATSWRGVSLDLLMEDVDTTADYALAHCYGGYTTNLPLEDLLDGKAWVVYEFDGSELAPQHGGPARLLVPHLYFWKSAKWLRGLQLLEFDEPGFWESVGYHNYGDPWREQRYAGD, encoded by the coding sequence ATGGGGATCGTGTCTCCGGGGTTCCGGAGAAGAAGGCACGACGCTGACGTCCAGCTGCCGCCGGGGCAGTACCTGACCGAGGACTTCCCGGTGCTGTCCGCCGGGCCGACGCCGAACATCTCGCTGGACCGGTGGGAGTTCACCATCGCCAGCGAGACCGGCCAGGAGTACCGGTGGACGTGGGACGAGCTGCTCGAGCTGCCGGCCGAGGAGCCGACGGTCGACATCCACTGCGTCACGAAGTGGTCCAAGCTGGCCACGTCATGGCGCGGGGTGTCGCTGGACCTGCTGATGGAGGACGTCGACACGACAGCCGACTACGCGCTGGCGCACTGCTACGGCGGCTACACGACGAACCTGCCGCTCGAGGACCTGCTCGACGGCAAGGCGTGGGTCGTCTACGAGTTCGACGGTTCCGAGCTGGCGCCGCAGCACGGCGGGCCGGCCCGGCTGCTGGTGCCGCACCTGTACTTCTGGAAGTCGGCGAAGTGGCTGCGCGGCCTGCAACTGCTCGAGTTCGACGAGCCGGGGTTCTGGGAGAGCGTCGGCTACCACAACTACGGTGACCCGTGGCGCGAGCAGCGCTACGCGGGCGATTGA
- a CDS encoding DNA polymerase IV, protein MSRWVLHVDLDQFIAAVEVLRRPELAGRPVVVGGDGDPSKRGVVATASYEARAFGVHSGQPLRTALKRCPDAVFLPVDKPAYEAVSADVMQTLREFGTVEVLGWDEAFLDVGDDDPEGTARRIQRRVREATDLDCTVGIGENKLQAKLATGFGKPAGVATLTYDSWFDVLGESSTDALWGIGAKTAKKLAELGIHTVRDLATTHPDDVAKRFGPTIGPWLVRVARGVASARVSGEPWLARSRGKEFTYQHDLDDWDEVAREVARLAHEVAGEVVAEGRPAVRVVVKVRYAPFFTSTHGHKLAEPTSDADALATAALVALSRFTDRRPVRLLGVRAEFGT, encoded by the coding sequence GTGTCCCGCTGGGTCCTGCACGTCGACCTCGACCAGTTCATCGCTGCCGTCGAGGTGCTGCGCCGTCCCGAGCTGGCCGGCCGCCCGGTCGTCGTCGGCGGCGACGGCGACCCGTCCAAGCGCGGCGTCGTCGCCACCGCGTCGTACGAGGCCCGCGCGTTCGGCGTCCACTCGGGCCAGCCGCTGCGCACGGCGCTGAAACGCTGCCCCGACGCCGTCTTCCTGCCGGTCGACAAGCCCGCCTACGAGGCCGTCTCCGCCGACGTCATGCAGACGCTGCGCGAGTTCGGCACCGTCGAGGTGCTCGGCTGGGACGAGGCGTTCCTCGACGTCGGCGACGACGACCCCGAGGGAACCGCCCGGCGCATCCAGCGGCGCGTCCGCGAGGCCACCGACCTCGACTGCACCGTCGGCATCGGCGAGAACAAGCTGCAGGCCAAGCTGGCCACCGGGTTCGGCAAACCGGCCGGCGTCGCCACGCTCACCTACGATTCCTGGTTCGACGTGCTGGGCGAGAGCTCGACGGACGCGCTGTGGGGCATCGGCGCGAAGACGGCGAAGAAGCTGGCCGAGCTCGGCATCCACACCGTCCGCGACCTCGCCACCACCCACCCCGACGACGTCGCCAAGAGGTTCGGCCCCACCATCGGGCCGTGGCTGGTCCGCGTGGCCCGCGGGGTCGCGTCGGCGCGGGTCAGCGGCGAGCCGTGGCTGGCGAGGTCGCGCGGCAAGGAGTTCACGTACCAGCACGACCTCGACGACTGGGACGAGGTCGCCCGCGAGGTGGCCAGGCTGGCGCACGAGGTCGCCGGCGAGGTCGTCGCCGAGGGCCGCCCGGCCGTCCGCGTCGTCGTCAAGGTCCGCTATGCCCCGTTCTTCACCTCCACCCACGGCCACAAGCTTGCCGAGCCCACGAGCGACGCCGACGCGCTCGCCACGGCCGCGCTGGTGGCGCTGTCCCGGTTCACCGACCGCCGCCCGGTCCGGCTCCTGGGCGTGCGGGCCGAGTTCGGTACCTGA
- a CDS encoding DNA-3-methyladenine glycosylase, whose protein sequence is METATIDRAFLARPGLEVAPDLLGSVLRHTTPEGTVAVRLTEVEAYQGAEDPGSHAYRGRTPRNDVMFGPAGHLYVYFTYGMHFCANVVCDVDGTATAVLLRAGEVVEGAALAASRRLSARTAREYARGPARLTSALGLGRPDNGVDLCAPGSPTQLLPGPPVDGGRVRTGPRVGVSGIGGDGVAFPWRFWLDGEPTVSPYRPHVPKRRK, encoded by the coding sequence GTGGAGACGGCGACGATCGACCGCGCGTTCCTGGCCCGACCCGGCCTCGAGGTGGCACCCGACCTGCTCGGCAGCGTGCTGCGGCACACGACGCCTGAGGGGACGGTGGCGGTGCGGCTGACCGAGGTCGAGGCGTACCAGGGCGCCGAAGACCCCGGCTCGCACGCGTACCGCGGGCGCACGCCGCGCAACGACGTCATGTTCGGGCCGGCCGGCCACCTCTACGTCTACTTCACCTACGGCATGCACTTCTGCGCGAACGTGGTGTGCGACGTCGACGGGACGGCGACGGCGGTGCTGCTGCGGGCCGGCGAGGTCGTCGAAGGCGCCGCGCTGGCCGCGTCCAGGCGGCTGTCCGCGCGGACGGCGCGCGAGTACGCCCGCGGCCCGGCCCGTCTGACGTCCGCGCTGGGCCTCGGCCGCCCCGACAACGGCGTCGACCTGTGCGCTCCCGGCTCGCCGACGCAGCTGCTCCCGGGTCCGCCGGTCGACGGCGGCCGGGTGCGGACCGGCCCGCGGGTCGGCGTCAGCGGCATCGGCGGCGACGGCGTCGCGTTCCCGTGGCGATTCTGGCTGGACGGCGAGCCGACGGTGTCGCCGTACCGGCCGCACGTGCCCAAGCGCCGGAAGTGA
- a CDS encoding single-stranded DNA-binding protein, translating to MSTSTSPVEHTNEVRLIGRLSVEPEAVMLPSGDEIVTTRLVVQRPRPPAGPPAPRRVDTVTCTAWGPTQRRNLRLLGEGDTVEITGALRRRFWRSGAGPGQSTFEIEVETANFMAREPPPTPRKRAASASAAAQRPPEPDPQTERRLVLVGGEVAHQ from the coding sequence ATGAGCACGAGTACGAGCCCCGTCGAGCACACCAACGAGGTCCGGCTGATCGGCCGGCTGTCCGTCGAACCCGAGGCTGTCATGCTGCCCAGCGGCGACGAGATCGTGACGACTCGTTTGGTGGTCCAGCGGCCACGTCCACCGGCGGGCCCGCCCGCACCGCGCCGCGTGGACACCGTCACCTGCACCGCGTGGGGGCCGACGCAGCGGCGCAACCTGCGTCTCCTCGGTGAGGGCGACACGGTCGAGATCACGGGGGCGCTTCGCCGCCGGTTCTGGCGGTCGGGCGCCGGACCTGGACAGAGCACGTTCGAGATCGAGGTCGAGACGGCCAACTTCATGGCCCGCGAACCACCGCCGACACCGAGGAAGCGCGCCGCAAGTGCGTCGGCAGCGGCACAGCGGCCGCCGGAGCCCGATCCGCAGACCGAGAGGCGCCTAGTCCTGGTCGGCGGTGAGGTCGCGCATCAGTAG
- the tyrS gene encoding tyrosine--tRNA ligase: MTDILDELHWRGLIALSTDEQELRSALAAGPVTYYCGFDPTAPSLHIGNLVQILTMRRLQLAGNDPLALVGGATGLIGDPKMTGERTLNDRDTVAGWVERIRKQIEPLLDFDGPHPARMVNNLDWTAPLSAIDFLRDVGKHFRLSRMLSKESVSARLNSDQGISFTEFSYQILQGMDYLELYRRYGCVLQTGGSDQWGNLTSGVDLIHRVERQSVHVVATPLITKADGTKFGKTESGTIWLDPEMTSPYAFFQFWVNADDRDVVGYLKVFSFRSQEEIAELEREVTEKPAARSAQRALASDLTSMLHGADETAKVVAASRALFGMGALDELDAGTLKAALDEAGARPLETGEELPSYVDLFVQSGLVESRSAARRAISDGGAYVNNVRLDPGLSPEDRPGRDDLLHGRFLVLRRGKRTVGGVELA, translated from the coding sequence GTGACCGACATCCTGGACGAGCTGCACTGGCGCGGGCTCATCGCGCTGTCCACCGACGAGCAGGAGCTGCGCTCCGCTCTGGCAGCCGGTCCGGTCACCTATTACTGCGGGTTCGATCCCACGGCGCCGAGCCTGCACATCGGCAACCTCGTGCAGATCCTCACCATGCGACGCCTGCAGCTGGCCGGCAACGACCCGCTGGCGCTGGTCGGGGGCGCGACGGGGCTCATCGGCGATCCCAAGATGACCGGTGAGCGCACGCTGAACGACCGCGACACCGTCGCCGGCTGGGTCGAGCGCATCCGCAAGCAGATCGAGCCGCTGCTCGACTTCGACGGGCCACATCCGGCGCGCATGGTGAACAACCTCGACTGGACGGCGCCGCTGTCGGCCATCGACTTCCTGCGCGACGTCGGCAAGCACTTCCGGCTCAGCCGCATGCTGTCGAAAGAGTCGGTCAGCGCCCGGCTCAACAGCGACCAGGGCATCAGCTTCACCGAGTTCAGCTACCAGATCCTGCAGGGCATGGACTACCTCGAGCTGTACCGCCGGTACGGCTGCGTCTTGCAGACCGGCGGCAGCGACCAGTGGGGCAACCTCACCAGTGGCGTCGACCTCATCCACCGCGTCGAGCGGCAGTCGGTGCACGTCGTGGCCACACCGCTCATCACGAAGGCCGACGGCACCAAGTTCGGCAAGACCGAGTCGGGCACCATCTGGCTCGACCCCGAGATGACCAGCCCGTACGCGTTCTTCCAGTTCTGGGTCAACGCCGACGACCGCGACGTCGTCGGCTACCTCAAGGTGTTCAGCTTCCGGTCCCAGGAAGAGATCGCCGAGCTGGAACGCGAGGTGACGGAGAAACCGGCGGCCCGTTCGGCGCAACGCGCGCTGGCCTCCGATCTCACGTCGATGCTGCACGGGGCCGACGAGACCGCCAAGGTCGTCGCCGCGTCCAGGGCGCTGTTCGGCATGGGGGCGCTCGACGAGCTCGACGCCGGCACGCTCAAGGCCGCGCTCGACGAAGCCGGCGCGCGTCCGCTCGAGACGGGGGAGGAGCTGCCCTCGTACGTCGATCTGTTCGTCCAGTCGGGGCTCGTCGAGTCGCGGTCCGCGGCCCGCAGAGCCATCTCCGACGGCGGCGCGTACGTCAACAACGTCCGGCTCGACCCCGGCCTGTCGCCGGAAGATCGTCCCGGTCGCGATGATCTTCTGCACGGCCGCTTCCTCGTGCTCCGTCGCGGGAAGCGCACCGTCGGCGGCGTCGAACTCGCTTGA
- a CDS encoding DUF6510 family protein produces MTDDYQDGNALAGPLAELFAVDVTAATGRCVSCGDTRRVADLRVYGHAQGWVARCPSCEHVILRLVRAPDAAWLDLQGTVSLRVPLPPA; encoded by the coding sequence ATGACTGACGACTACCAGGACGGCAACGCCCTGGCCGGCCCGCTCGCCGAGCTGTTCGCCGTCGACGTCACCGCTGCCACCGGACGCTGTGTGAGCTGCGGCGACACCCGCCGGGTCGCGGACCTGCGGGTGTACGGCCACGCGCAGGGCTGGGTGGCGCGCTGCCCGAGCTGCGAGCACGTCATCCTGCGGCTGGTCCGGGCGCCCGACGCGGCGTGGCTGGACCTCCAGGGGACGGTGAGCCTGCGCGTCCCGCTGCCGCCCGCCTGA
- a CDS encoding VOC family protein, producing MTGQVVHFEIPADDVERAREFYRDAFGWDVTPMPDVDYTMVATTPVDETGRPKEAGAINGGMFTRDADRPGPIVTIGVDDVDAALAAVQRLGGAVVLPKAEVMGMGYAAYFRDSEGNVLGLWQAAG from the coding sequence ATGACCGGACAAGTCGTTCACTTCGAGATCCCCGCCGACGACGTCGAGCGGGCCCGCGAGTTCTACCGCGACGCCTTCGGCTGGGACGTCACGCCCATGCCGGACGTCGACTACACGATGGTCGCCACCACCCCGGTCGACGAGACCGGGCGGCCCAAGGAGGCGGGCGCCATCAACGGCGGCATGTTCACCCGCGACGCCGACCGCCCCGGCCCCATCGTCACCATCGGCGTCGACGACGTCGACGCGGCGCTGGCGGCGGTGCAGCGACTGGGCGGCGCGGTGGTCCTGCCGAAGGCCGAGGTCATGGGCATGGGGTACGCGGCCTACTTCCGCGACAGCGAGGGCAACGTGCTCGGCCTCTGGCAGGCAGCCGGGTGA
- a CDS encoding IS256 family transposase, with protein MALDHAALLEVLEAMRAADVDDRVRTAAQAMYQALIEAEATAVIGAGPWERSADRTAHRNGSRPRTLSTTAGDLELRIPKLRTGSFFPSLLERRRRVDQALFAVIMEAYLHGVSTRKVDDLVKALGADSGISKSEVSRICADLDAEVSSFRDRSLADQAYPYVFLDATYCKARVNRRVVSQAVVIATGVTADGRREVLGFDVGDSEDGAFWTAFLRSLKARGLGGVQLVISDAHTGLKHAIASVLLGAAWQRCRVHFLRNVLAQVPKGNAEMVAAAIRTIFAQPDAEHVHEQFDVIATMLGRQLPKVEQMLRDASNDLLAFTAFPISHWKKIWSTNPLERLNKEVKRRTDVVGVFPNPAALLRLAGAVLVEAHDEWQVAAERRYLSEASMALLTTPTTKEVAKPELMTA; from the coding sequence ATGGCCTTGGACCATGCTGCCCTACTTGAGGTGCTCGAGGCGATGCGGGCCGCTGACGTGGACGATCGGGTTCGCACCGCGGCGCAGGCGATGTATCAGGCGTTGATCGAGGCCGAGGCGACGGCGGTGATCGGCGCCGGTCCGTGGGAACGCAGCGCGGATCGGACCGCGCACCGCAACGGCTCGCGACCGCGGACCCTGTCGACCACGGCCGGGGATCTGGAGTTGCGCATTCCCAAGTTGCGCACCGGGTCGTTCTTCCCCTCCCTGTTGGAGCGGCGCCGCCGAGTCGACCAGGCGTTGTTCGCCGTGATCATGGAGGCCTACCTGCACGGGGTGTCGACCCGCAAGGTCGACGACCTGGTCAAGGCGCTGGGCGCGGACAGCGGGATCTCCAAGTCGGAGGTGTCGCGGATCTGCGCCGACCTCGACGCCGAGGTCTCCAGCTTCCGGGACCGGTCGCTGGCCGATCAGGCCTATCCGTACGTGTTCCTCGACGCCACCTACTGCAAGGCTCGGGTGAACCGCCGCGTGGTGTCCCAGGCGGTGGTCATCGCCACCGGCGTCACCGCCGACGGGCGCCGCGAGGTGCTCGGATTCGACGTCGGTGACAGCGAGGACGGCGCGTTCTGGACCGCGTTCCTGCGCTCGTTGAAGGCCCGCGGGCTGGGCGGTGTCCAGCTGGTCATCTCCGACGCCCACACCGGCCTCAAGCACGCCATCGCCTCGGTCCTGCTCGGGGCGGCCTGGCAGCGCTGCCGGGTGCACTTCCTACGCAACGTGCTCGCCCAGGTCCCCAAGGGCAACGCCGAGATGGTGGCCGCAGCGATCCGCACGATCTTCGCCCAGCCCGACGCCGAGCACGTGCACGAGCAGTTCGACGTCATCGCCACCATGCTCGGCCGGCAACTACCCAAGGTCGAACAGATGCTGCGCGACGCCAGTAACGATCTCCTCGCGTTCACCGCGTTCCCGATCAGTCACTGGAAGAAGATCTGGTCCACCAACCCGCTGGAACGGCTGAACAAGGAGGTCAAACGCCGCACCGACGTCGTCGGAGTGTTCCCCAACCCCGCCGCCCTGCTCCGCCTGGCCGGCGCTGTCCTGGTGGAGGCCCACGATGAATGGCAGGTCGCCGCCGAACGCCGCTACCTCTCCGAAGCCTCCATGGCGCTACTCACCACACCCACCACCAAGGAGGTGGCCAAACCCGAACTCATGACGGCATGA
- a CDS encoding carbohydrate ABC transporter permease — MTVVDTDARAAGGAPAPPARRRRARGLLGRNPSGLLFSAPYLAYVLVVFAVPLGFAVWMSFHDYFFAAPGADVDRPFVGLDNYTDVLTDPDVRRSFVNIGIFLVINVPLTVVLSLVLATLLNQVVRGRIFLRVAFYVPYVTASVAVVGVWLFLFSGDGLVNEVLGPLAPDPPWLINSFWAMPSIAFFVTWKQLGFYILLYLAALQNVPKELYEAAATDGAGRLRTFWSVTVPAVRSATVLVLLLSTIIGANLFTEPYLLTGGGGPNGASASPVLIMYQRGIEQGTPGVAAAIGVILVLLVLLVAWLQRRFVGGGES; from the coding sequence ATGACGGTCGTCGACACGGACGCCCGGGCCGCGGGCGGCGCACCGGCACCGCCCGCGCGCCGGCGACGGGCGCGGGGGCTGCTGGGCCGCAACCCGTCCGGCCTGCTGTTCAGCGCGCCGTACCTGGCGTACGTGCTGGTCGTGTTCGCGGTGCCGCTGGGCTTCGCGGTGTGGATGTCGTTCCACGACTACTTCTTCGCCGCGCCCGGCGCCGACGTCGACCGGCCGTTCGTCGGGCTGGACAACTACACCGACGTCCTGACCGATCCGGACGTGCGCCGCTCGTTCGTGAACATCGGGATCTTCCTGGTCATCAACGTGCCGCTGACCGTGGTGCTGTCGCTGGTGCTGGCGACGCTGCTCAACCAGGTGGTGCGCGGCCGGATCTTCCTGCGGGTCGCCTTCTACGTCCCGTACGTGACGGCGTCGGTCGCGGTGGTGGGCGTGTGGTTGTTCCTGTTCAGCGGGGACGGGCTGGTCAACGAGGTGCTGGGGCCGCTGGCGCCGGACCCGCCGTGGCTGATCAACTCGTTCTGGGCGATGCCGTCGATCGCGTTCTTCGTCACCTGGAAGCAGCTGGGCTTCTACATCCTGCTGTACCTGGCGGCGCTGCAGAACGTCCCGAAGGAGCTGTACGAGGCGGCGGCGACGGACGGAGCGGGCCGGCTGCGGACGTTCTGGTCGGTGACGGTGCCCGCGGTGCGGTCGGCGACGGTGCTGGTGCTGCTGCTGTCGACGATCATCGGCGCGAACCTGTTCACCGAACCGTACCTGCTGACGGGCGGCGGCGGGCCGAACGGCGCGTCGGCGTCGCCGGTGCTGATCATGTACCAGCGCGGCATCGAGCAGGGCACGCCCGGCGTGGCCGCGGCCATCGGCGTGATCCTGGTGCTGCTGGTGCTGCTGGTCGCGTGGCTGCAGCGGCGCTTCGTCGGAGGTGGTGAGTCGTGA
- a CDS encoding LacI family DNA-binding transcriptional regulator — protein sequence MPAEPSPVTIADVARRAGVSKGLVSFALNGKPGVSAQTRDRILEAARDLGWQPSLRARALSVNRAFALGLVITRDPEIITGDPFYPSFIAGVERELAPAGQALVLSVVPDEVAELAAYRKLVADRRVDGVFITDLRHDDARIALAEELQIPAVTLGHPETPSPFPAVSMDDRAGIEAAVDHLVGLGHRGIAHVAGPARMLHGSRRRKAFEDAMARAGLPAELVVETDFRAADGARATRDLLARPDRPTAIVYANDPMAIAGLGVAQRSGLRVPDELSVTGFDGSDVGEHLFPALSTVATDAVSWGAVAARVLLRSIAGEEPGDTDLPPARFVPRESTASHSEPPTRAGR from the coding sequence ATGCCCGCCGAACCATCCCCAGTCACCATCGCCGACGTCGCGCGGCGGGCAGGCGTGAGCAAGGGGCTGGTGTCGTTCGCGCTCAACGGAAAGCCCGGGGTCTCGGCGCAGACGCGCGACCGCATCCTCGAGGCGGCGCGCGACCTGGGCTGGCAGCCGAGCCTGCGGGCCCGCGCCCTGTCGGTGAACCGGGCGTTCGCTCTGGGGCTGGTCATCACCCGCGACCCGGAGATCATCACCGGCGACCCCTTCTACCCGTCGTTCATCGCGGGCGTGGAGCGCGAACTGGCACCGGCCGGCCAGGCGCTGGTGCTGAGCGTCGTCCCGGACGAGGTGGCCGAGCTGGCCGCGTACCGGAAGCTGGTCGCCGACCGCAGGGTCGACGGCGTCTTCATCACCGACCTGCGCCACGACGACGCCCGCATCGCCCTCGCCGAGGAGCTCCAAATCCCCGCCGTCACGCTTGGCCACCCGGAGACGCCGTCACCGTTCCCGGCGGTGTCGATGGACGACCGGGCCGGCATCGAGGCCGCCGTCGACCACCTGGTCGGGCTCGGCCACCGCGGCATCGCGCACGTCGCCGGGCCGGCCCGCATGCTGCACGGCAGCCGCCGCCGGAAGGCGTTCGAGGACGCGATGGCCCGCGCCGGGCTGCCGGCCGAGCTCGTCGTCGAGACCGACTTCCGGGCCGCCGACGGCGCCCGCGCGACCCGCGACCTGCTCGCCCGCCCCGACCGGCCGACGGCGATCGTCTACGCGAACGACCCGATGGCGATCGCCGGGCTCGGCGTCGCGCAGCGGTCCGGGCTGCGGGTGCCCGACGAGCTCTCCGTCACCGGCTTCGACGGCAGCGACGTGGGCGAGCACCTCTTCCCCGCGCTCAGCACCGTGGCCACCGACGCGGTCAGCTGGGGCGCCGTCGCCGCGCGGGTGCTGCTGCGCTCGATCGCCGGCGAGGAGCCGGGTGACACCGACCTGCCGCCCGCGCGCTTCGTGCCGCGCGAGTCGACCGCCAGCCACTCAGAGCCCCCCACCCGGGCCGGCCGCTGA
- a CDS encoding ferredoxin reductase, with protein MARAALRGRLNARLEWRVATLAGIRTETATARTLLLDVPGWPGHVPGQHVDVRLTDEDGYSTQRSYSLAAPADGDRVELTVQRVNNGEVSEYLTDTFAVGDPVELRGPVGGWFVWHPSRTAPALLVAGGSGIVPLMAMVRARREARSRAPFRLIHSVRSPSDQFYASELRRAARDDGGLDIATLFTRSAPAGSVRTPGRIGPADLELYGWPPQFEPTCFVCGPTGFVEKVANTLVGLGHDPRRIRTERFGPTGD; from the coding sequence GTGGCGCGAGCAGCGCTACGCGGGCGATTGAACGCCCGCCTCGAGTGGCGCGTCGCGACCCTCGCCGGCATCCGCACCGAGACCGCGACCGCCCGGACGTTGCTGCTCGACGTCCCCGGCTGGCCCGGCCACGTGCCCGGGCAGCACGTCGACGTCCGGCTGACCGACGAGGACGGCTACAGCACCCAGCGCAGCTACTCGCTGGCCGCACCGGCCGACGGCGACCGCGTCGAGCTCACCGTTCAACGGGTGAACAACGGTGAGGTGTCGGAGTACCTGACGGACACCTTCGCCGTCGGCGACCCGGTCGAGCTGCGCGGCCCGGTCGGCGGCTGGTTCGTCTGGCACCCGTCGCGGACGGCGCCGGCGCTGCTGGTGGCGGGTGGGTCGGGCATCGTCCCACTGATGGCGATGGTCCGGGCCCGGCGCGAGGCGCGCAGCCGGGCGCCGTTCCGGCTCATCCACTCCGTCCGCTCGCCGTCCGACCAGTTCTACGCGTCCGAACTGCGCCGCGCCGCCCGCGACGACGGCGGGCTCGACATCGCGACGCTGTTCACCCGGTCGGCGCCGGCCGGGTCCGTGCGGACGCCGGGCCGCATCGGGCCCGCCGACCTGGAGCTCTACGGCTGGCCGCCGCAGTTCGAGCCGACGTGCTTCGTCTGCGGCCCGACCGGGTTCGTCGAGAAGGTGGCGAACACGCTGGTCGGACTGGGCCACGACCCGCGCCGCATCCGCACCGAGCGGTTCGGCCCGACAGGAGACTGA